CGACaacaaaaaccttttttaaaagccTTTGTATTCGAGCGCGCTTGTTTTTCCTACATATGTACAAAATGTTGCGTACATATGTTTTGGAAAAAGAGCTGTagagaaaatatataataaaatatatatatatttcaaaggaATCCAACGGTGAATCTCAATCTCAACAAACATCTAAAAACTAGGAAAATGTATTACAATGCTAGTATAGAAAATAGTATGAATGCAGCAAACTGGTCCACCAATATcggaaaacaaaccaaaatatgTTTTCCGACATACATGCTAATTCTCATTTCACACACTACATAGTGCAAATTATTAGTAAACTGaaatttttttgctaaattttacCTGGATCTTTCCAAGAGCACCAATGGCAACCTCAGGCGGTAATATGACCGGCTTTGCGTAGGTTCCTCCAATCTGTCAACAACAACGTTAATGCTATGTAATTTCCTCGTGTAGCTACACAGTTAGCACTACATTACAAGAGCAAGCAAAGTTCGTCCTGCAGTAAACTTACCGATCCAATGTTTGAGATTGTGAACGTTCCTCCTGTTAGGTCGGCGGTCCCCAACTGCCCTGCCGCTCCCAACGTCTGCAGGCGGTTGAGCTCCACCGCGATTTCAAAGACACTGAGCATCTGTACGTTCTTCACATTGGGAACTAGAAGTCCTTGACTGGTATCCATCGCCAGTCCAATGTTATGAGCAGCCTGGAGTAGGAAGAGCAATCAATGATCTAGCTCGACTGAATTCAAAGCATCTTTATTTAGATGGAAACGGTACCTTGTAGGTGATATTTGTGCAGTTTTCATCCAAAGAAGAGTTGAGAATGGGAAAATGGAGGAGAGCAAGAGATGCGGCCTGTTTGTGCAGAAGACACTTATATTAAAACCAGGCATAATTGGAGTTTTGCACCCCACAAATCAGGTTTATACCTTAATGAAGAATGGCATGTAGCTGAGCTTCACTCCTCGTGACTCAGCCAGGCCTTTCAGCTCTGAGCGCAACCGGACCAATAAGCTCAGATCCACTTCATCCTTGTAACCAAAGTGAGGGATCTTCAGGGCTGCTGACATGGTCTTTACCATCGCCTTCTGAAAGCCTTTGTTTGAAAAAATCGAATCAGTGACAATTCTGAAAATCATGCCGTTCACACTTGATTTAAACTTAACGTTAGCTCGTTGATAAGCTAACTACGCAAAATTATAGtatacttaaatttttttaacttaaaatacaAATACTGATTGAACTACTCATTTTAACATCTTTCTTGTACCAAGTGAAGAACCATGTAAAATCATAATTTTGGCTCTATCGCCAATTTTGGATTTTAACGTAATGTATTATGTGATTTACTAAGCATATATTACTGTTAAAATAGACTTAACTATAGCCTTCTGAAAGCCTTTATTACAAAAGAAGAATAAAATCTTGTAGGTCATGAAAATCGTGTTGTTCACAACTGATTTCAATCGTGTttaatgttagcatgttgctaagctaactgcAAAATACTGtagtatgcattaaaatatattaaattattttgtataattaactAAATTGTACTACTCCTATTAATATTTGTCTTTACTGGGTGAAtaattttgcttttctttttatattttatacacttaACTTCGCAAAATCGCAATGAATTATGAGATTGACCAAACATACATGTGATTCTGCCTTAAAGCAAACGTTTACTGCTGACAATTATAACCATCGCTTTCTGAAAGCCTTTGtgagaaaaatttaaattatgctgTTTGCAATAGATTTCAAGTGATTTTAAGTTTGACGTTAACATGTTGGTAAGCTAACGTTAAAATGCATAATACAAAAATTGTGTAAAAATACCTAGATCGAACGACTCGTTAATATTTTTCTGCACTGACTGAATAATTACATACAATCTTCAAATTGGCTTTGTTTTCACAATGTATTATGGAATTGGCTAAGCATGTATTTGATTCTAGTCTTAAACATAGTCTTCTGAAAgtcttcattaaaataaaaaacatgtttttattttgttaaaaataatgatCCTTGCCTCAGGGCCAAAAACTACTGCTGACAAAATTTTAACCCATCGACTTCTGAAAGCCTTTGTTGAAAGTTTCACCAACTGAAGCAACTTCTGAATCAAAACACACAAGCAAACAAACCTTTAATGGGTTCAGTGTGGTCTTTGCCTGTGAAAACTGGTTTAGGGATCACAGGAGTGGGTATACTAGGTGGACTCGTCTTCTCTTTGGGCTTTGCAGCTGGAGTTGAAGGTGCTACAGCcgcaggaggaggaggacgaaTCTCCTGGAAGGGTGCTGGGGGTAAGATGGCCCCCGTCTGTCTGGCTATGAAGTTCAGGATGTCTTCTTTGAGAATGCGGCTGTCTTTTCCAGTGCCGACGACTTCGCTTAATTTAATCTGCGAGGCAAAGATTTTTATGCAGATGGAccttttttctgaatttcattaTGGAGAAACAGCACAAAAATCCCCAGTAGATCTAATATGCTGCACACTTCACCCTCACCTCTACTTGTGGCCATAGCAACACCACTATATTCTCCAACTACGTGATGCTGACAGGCTAGCTATTTATCTAACACTCTCTAAAGAGGATGTATGACTGTCTATATAGATACAAGCTACATCTCATGACCCTGATTTAAAGGGCTTCTGCACTGCTTAGCAACTTCCAGTGCTGTGCAAGAGTTTATGACCCCCGATGACAATAGCTAAAGACCACCTCCCACTGATGCTGACGTCATGCTCTACTTTAAATCACCTTATAACGTTTCGGGTGAAATTGAATTTTCAGTGGGAAAATAATGTAGGGAAGGGCTTGATTGAATGCCTCAGGAtctgatttatttactttatataatttattttaattttcacaatATAGTGTTTATCTAAGTTTCTGAGAaacagaataatttaataaataaaatgtattatatacatatatgttacATTAAATATCCTGTTCAAATGTATGAGATTATGAAGAAAAACTTTAAAGCTGAGGTCtgtgcaatattatatatatatatatatatatatatatatatatatatatatatatatatatatatactaataaataaataaaaattaactttaaaactgGTTTTAGTAcaagatatatttttatataatacatatatttattttataatgaaatgtattgctaagttaaaaagaaaattcaatgcaaaggaatttttttatataatttaatattatttatataatgttatgtatatataatttaaaaataaaaaatataaaaaaacgttTTGCTTACTTAAAATGAAGCTGAActgacaaaatataaatattatgagaaactgaaatgtaaaagCCTAAAAAATAGCTACGTTGACTTGACAaaataagctgaagtactaaaattactaaaactaaaacatttaaaaaatcgaaATGAAAATATCTTTAAAGGCAAAAACGAATATAAATTACAACAacacattacaaaacaaaatgacaaaaccttaactaaaatgaaaatccagaaatataagaaataaagctaattcaaaatattagtaaataaatactacaataaaatgtaagtactaaaataacactgaatacgTTTCATAGGTAAATTATATACTTATTTGATaactacaaattatatatttaagttatatatttatagtatacataatatatacattaaacctatatatatatatatatatatatatatatatatataaaatcaaaaacacactcacacacacgtatgcatacac
This DNA window, taken from Carassius auratus strain Wakin chromosome 47, ASM336829v1, whole genome shotgun sequence, encodes the following:
- the dbt gene encoding lipoamide acyltransferase component of branched-chain alpha-keto acid dehydrogenase complex, mitochondrial isoform X1, coding for MATLVTVRAPFAFMRRLVSARLHRHCCSTLQTACFVSRPHSHSLISGQQHRFFRTSYAAARPIMQFKLSDIGEGIMEVTVKEWYVKEGDKVSQFDSICEVQSDKASVTITSRYDGFIRKLYYDVDSIALVGKPLVDIETEAGQVEGPQEDVVETPAVSQEEHTHQEIKGHKTQATPAVRRLAMENNIKLSEVVGTGKDSRILKEDILNFIARQTGAILPPAPFQEIRPPPPAAVAPSTPAAKPKEKTSPPSIPTPVIPKPVFTGKDHTEPIKGFQKAMVKTMSAALKIPHFGYKDEVDLSLLVRLRSELKGLAESRGVKLSYMPFFIKAASLALLHFPILNSSLDENCTNITYKAAHNIGLAMDTSQGLLVPNVKNVQMLSVFEIAVELNRLQTLGAAGQLGTADLTGGTFTISNIGSIGGTYAKPVILPPEVAIGALGKIQVLPRFNHKGEVVKAHIMNVSWSADHRIIDGATMCRFSNLWISYLENPASMVLDLK
- the dbt gene encoding lipoamide acyltransferase component of branched-chain alpha-keto acid dehydrogenase complex, mitochondrial isoform X2 — protein: MQFKLSDIGEGIMEVTVKEWYVKEGDKVSQFDSICEVQSDKASVTITSRYDGFIRKLYYDVDSIALVGKPLVDIETEAGQVEGPQEDVVETPAVSQEEHTHQEIKGHKTQATPAVRRLAMENNIKLSEVVGTGKDSRILKEDILNFIARQTGAILPPAPFQEIRPPPPAAVAPSTPAAKPKEKTSPPSIPTPVIPKPVFTGKDHTEPIKGFQKAMVKTMSAALKIPHFGYKDEVDLSLLVRLRSELKGLAESRGVKLSYMPFFIKAASLALLHFPILNSSLDENCTNITYKAAHNIGLAMDTSQGLLVPNVKNVQMLSVFEIAVELNRLQTLGAAGQLGTADLTGGTFTISNIGSIGGTYAKPVILPPEVAIGALGKIQVLPRFNHKGEVVKAHIMNVSWSADHRIIDGATMCRFSNLWISYLENPASMVLDLK